The genomic stretch GTCCGCTGAATCTGAAGGCCCCAATCCTGCACTTCCAACTCGGGGAACCGCAGGGACTTGATCGGGATGCGAATCTCGGCGGAGAAACCTTCGTCATCCACTCGGCCGGAAGATTGCCACAAGAAGTCTGGGCTCCAGTCGATCGGGTCGCCGAACCGACCGCTCCCTCCTGCTACCCAAAGGCCGTCCGCTTGAACGCCGAGGGGGTTCACCATAAAGACGTATGCTCGACGTTGATCATTAAACGTGTCGAGCACAACGCGAACATAGTCGTCGGAACGTCCATACCCGTCCCGTTCCGTCAGAGTGGCCCTCACACCCCCGCTTCTATCATCCGCACGAATCGCGAACAGAAACGCGTCGTCCGTGATAATTACCCGGACCGTCGTGTTCTCCGAGGGGCTGCTTCCTTCGATGGGGCTGTACTGCGTGAAGCCTGTGAGTACGGCGGCATCACGCCAGGCAGCTTCGTCCAGACGCCCATCTATGCTGATGTCGACCCCACCTATCCGCGGAACTACGACGTCCAGCTCCCGGGCCGCTCCGTCGTACACAGTCGAGGAATCGGCATGGCTCGAAATAGTCGGAGCCCCAGGGGGATGGGTACCTTCCACGGGTGAGAGTTGGATCGCAGCGAGGAGAAGCGTGGTTCGTAACATTTGAATTGGCGTCTAAGTTTTCTCTCACTATTACTTGTACAAGCCTAATACAAACCTTTTTTGAGTCAAATGCCGGCGTTAGCGCATGGCTCGGGGGTAGCGAGCGAATCCCGCCTCTCCTGAGCAAGTCACAGGAATGCGTAGCCGTCGGGAATGCCGAACCACGTCATCTGGAGCCCAGCAGTATTGATATGAAGACCTGGTGGCCATGGCGGACGAGGCCGCACGACATGGTGTGAAGGTCGCCACCCATGCACACGGCCGGGAAGGTATCCTGGCTGCGGGCCGTGCCGGGGTCGCGTGCGTCCGAACACGGGTTGATGCTTACTGCTTAGATGCCACGACTGGGCTATCCAAAACCCCGGACAATCGAAACTCGCCATAGTCTCGATTCAGAATCATTCGGACCAACACCAGCGTAATTGAGACCCCGCCCGGAAGTCCAATTCAGCGTCCCTAAATGAAAAAGCACAGGGCATAGCCAAGAGCAAGCCCCTTAGCGAAAGCAATCCAAGCAAGGCCGTAATCTGAGATGCCCAGTTTTTTCTTCCACCACTCCAGCTGCCTCGAGTGCCACTCTATGATCGTCATACGTCCCCCCCGAGAGAACTCTAAATTCGCATGAAAAGTTTCTAGGTTTGTTAACTATTTTCCTCGCGGGTACTCAACCTCCATCCTTGAGCACCCGGACCGAGTCGCCGACGATTTCCAGTACTTCTACCGAGCCGCCGTAATCATTTCTTGCCGCGTAATAGGCGGCCATGGCTACGTCGACACGCCAAGCTTGCCCGCCGCATGCGCTAGCAATCCCGGACTCTTGGATGCTATGCCCCATGACGATTCGTTTGGCCTCCAACGCATTCAATGCCTCCTCGAGGACTGAGCATGCCGAAGAATCAGGATCATCAGAGTACAATCGGGTCCACTGGGGACTATCCGAGCCGGACAACACTGAGGGAAGATCCGCCTCCCCTCGAAGCCACGCTTGCGCCGAACTGTTGATCTCGTCGATACCGTACGCGACGTGCTCAGGAAGCACCCCGCCGTGAACAAAGATGTTGTCGCCGACCCGGGCAATCACCTGCCGCTCAGCCAGTAGGTTAGCGTAAGGACCACCAGGCATGAACGCGGCCACACGAGCTCGCTGATGTGGTTCAAACTCGGCGATAGTTGAAGATCTAAAGCTTGCAGATGATCGGTCCCATACTTGAACAGAGTCACTAGGATCGTACTCCACGACGTCCATGAAATCGGCATAGCCGCCGTCCGTCACGTAACGCAAGTCAAGGCGCGCGTTCATGAGTTCGTGGTTGCCCAGTAAGGCGTGGAACGCTCCGCCAGCAGCCTCCGACTCAATCCTTAGCCTCTCGAAGAGATCCAGAATCGCTTGTTCCTGGTCACCGCGGTCGAGTTGGTCACCGGTCTGCACTACGATGAGCTCGCCACCAATCCAACGGTCCTGCTCGTCGATAGCACCTGCGAGACGAAGCGCGCCTCGTGCGGCTTCGAGGTCCCCGTGCACGTCTCCGAAAGCCACGATGCGCTGCTCGCCTTCCCCGACACACGAGGTCGTTAAAATCAGAGCTAGCGCTACCAACACTAATTTTTTCATGATTTACTCTTAAGCGATTGACGGTCGCACGTGCCTGCCTCTGCATCACACCAAATGATTGGTACCCGCTAGAGCCAACGCAAAAACCTAGGTTCTCTTCTAGCCTTCGATTCTATGCCTGCCCCACTCAGGGCCGCTACTCAGGACAAGCAATACAGTGCTGGATAGCCTAGGCGTGGCTGTGTGCCACAGAGGGACTAGGGGCTAGTCGCCGCTTCCCTGCTGGCGTGCGAGATCCTCAACGCCATGATCGGGCCGGACGACAGGACGTTTGGGTTCCGCCTCTTCACCGAAGTCAGCAGGATTACTGACAATCTGTTGGACCTGTTGGACTACCCTTCGCGCTCTCAGAACACGACCGGCGACACTGTTACCGAAGGCGATCACTCCGGTGATACCGACGACCACACCCACAACATTGTTGAGCACAAATAACACCACGACAGCGGCGATCAACCACCGCCACCGAGCCCCTACCCAATCCAGTAGAGTTTCCTTCCAGTCTTGTGATTCCTCACCTGAGATTATCATGATCTTGGGTTCACGTCCGTCCGTGGGAGATCGGTAACTCTATCCGTTCGCGGTGACGCAGGTCTAGACACGACTCAGCGAGAACAACCAGAGATAGGTGCTAACTGTGGCGTCCGATGCACTGATCAGTGTCCTCGGAGAACTCAACATCGCCTGACTAGCACCGCCAGACTGCGAGGTCACTCCGAAAGAGGTGACCCTCTTTGTTCTTGTCAGCCCGCCAACGCAGTGACATCACCCAGGAGTGTAAAGTCCATCTCCTCGTCCGCCATCATTTGAACGTAATCGATCCAAATCCGTGTCGGATACCCACGGCCGGAGTCGAACTCTACTCGTACCTCGTGCGCGTCTCGGTCGTACGCATCCTGCACGAGATCGAAAAGGCCATCGATTGTCCTGAACGTATCGGGTTCACGCGCTACCTCTGATGCAAGTTCGGTGACACCGGTTATGACTCCATCCTTAACGGTTACCCGAACATCGCCCACAAACTGGCAGTGGCAGACTCGGCTAACATCAAACGTGTAGTCTGTTAGGTGTTGGTTTTCCCAGAGTGTGCGGTAGTAA from Longimicrobiales bacterium encodes the following:
- a CDS encoding DUF6174 domain-containing protein, which encodes MRLRLMTLLLLGACASPTTPENDLAYYRTLWENQHLTDYTFDVSRVCHCQFVGDVRVTVKDGVITGVTELASEVAREPDTFRTIDGLFDLVQDAYDRDAHEVRVEFDSGRGYPTRIWIDYVQMMADEEMDFTLLGDVTALAG
- a CDS encoding metallophosphoesterase, encoding MKKLVLVALALILTTSCVGEGEQRIVAFGDVHGDLEAARGALRLAGAIDEQDRWIGGELIVVQTGDQLDRGDQEQAILDLFERLRIESEAAGGAFHALLGNHELMNARLDLRYVTDGGYADFMDVVEYDPSDSVQVWDRSSASFRSSTIAEFEPHQRARVAAFMPGGPYANLLAERQVIARVGDNIFVHGGVLPEHVAYGIDEINSSAQAWLRGEADLPSVLSGSDSPQWTRLYSDDPDSSACSVLEEALNALEAKRIVMGHSIQESGIASACGGQAWRVDVAMAAYYAARNDYGGSVEVLEIVGDSVRVLKDGG